In Chryseobacterium turcicum, a single window of DNA contains:
- a CDS encoding transposase has product MVSYAGYDVVEAQSGTRIGKTRISKKGNSRIRRVLHMPCLVVIQCGVKKYKDLFDRTYEKHGIKMKSYVAVQKKLLVMIYHLWKKKEEYNADYEKNIQEKEQVISSLSAFEKSKKVVPTN; this is encoded by the coding sequence TTGGTTTCTTACGCGGGTTATGATGTTGTAGAAGCGCAGTCCGGAACGCGTATCGGAAAAACGAGAATATCAAAGAAAGGCAACTCGAGAATAAGAAGAGTTTTACACATGCCCTGTCTTGTGGTGATACAATGTGGCGTGAAAAAGTACAAAGATTTATTCGACAGAACTTACGAAAAGCACGGAATAAAAATGAAAAGTTATGTTGCTGTACAAAAAAAACTTTTGGTTATGATTTATCATTTATGGAAAAAAAAGGAAGAATATAATGCTGATTATGAAAAAAACATCCAAGAAAAGGAGCAGGTGATTTCCTCTCTGTCTGCTTTTGAAAAAAGCAAAAAAGTAGTCCCAACGAATTGA
- the rpoN gene encoding RNA polymerase factor sigma-54 — translation MLKQHLQLKLGQKLAPQQIQLMKLIQLHTLEFEEELERELEENPALEVAKDESKEDEYSTLDESYESEGTESIETDFDINEYLYDDEPSYKTASSNYSADDEDFDNESLLTEGQSLYDYLMEQINLVNISDEDLKIAEYIIGNLDTDGYLRREIKAIVDDLAFSQGIYTTKEKVEDILENYIQKLDPSGVGARGLQECLLLQIEKKVSSDKAISLAANILRFQFEALTNKHYNKIIQKYDIEEEDLKDALDEISKLSPKVGGNFDTQTITINQEIIPDFVIQVKDGQVIPMLNSKNAPTLRVSEEYKDILTTYSHDKKSSEHKQAALFIKQKLDAAKWYIDAINQRQNTLLQTINAIVKFQHNYFITGDDKSLRPMILKDIADITGFDISTISRVVKSKYADTPNGILYLKDLFSDSLTNDEGEEVSTKEIKNHLQEVISKENKRKPLTDDALVVILKEQGYNIARRTIAKYREQLNIPVARLRKEL, via the coding sequence ATGCTAAAACAACATTTACAACTTAAATTAGGACAGAAACTTGCCCCTCAGCAAATTCAGCTGATGAAGTTGATTCAGCTTCATACTTTGGAATTTGAAGAAGAGCTTGAAAGAGAACTTGAAGAAAATCCGGCACTTGAAGTAGCTAAAGACGAATCTAAAGAAGATGAATACTCTACTTTGGATGAAAGCTATGAAAGTGAAGGAACAGAAAGTATAGAAACGGATTTTGATATCAATGAATATCTGTATGATGATGAACCAAGCTATAAAACGGCTTCAAGTAACTATTCTGCTGATGATGAAGATTTTGATAATGAAAGTCTCCTTACCGAAGGGCAGTCGTTGTATGATTACTTAATGGAGCAAATAAACCTTGTCAACATCAGCGATGAAGATTTGAAAATTGCTGAATATATTATTGGTAATTTGGATACCGACGGATATTTAAGAAGGGAAATAAAGGCAATTGTTGATGATTTGGCTTTCTCTCAGGGAATTTATACTACCAAAGAGAAGGTAGAAGATATACTTGAAAATTACATTCAGAAACTTGATCCTTCCGGTGTAGGTGCCAGAGGATTGCAGGAATGTCTTTTACTTCAGATTGAGAAAAAAGTAAGCTCTGATAAAGCAATTTCGTTAGCGGCTAATATTTTGAGATTTCAGTTTGAGGCGCTTACCAATAAGCATTATAATAAGATTATTCAGAAATATGATATTGAAGAAGAAGATTTGAAGGATGCTTTAGATGAGATTTCAAAACTATCGCCAAAAGTAGGCGGTAACTTCGATACACAGACCATTACGATTAATCAGGAAATTATTCCGGATTTTGTAATTCAAGTGAAAGATGGGCAGGTCATCCCAATGCTTAACAGTAAAAACGCACCAACTTTAAGAGTTTCTGAAGAGTATAAAGATATTTTAACCACTTATTCTCATGATAAAAAATCATCTGAGCATAAGCAGGCTGCTTTATTCATCAAGCAAAAATTGGACGCTGCAAAATGGTACATTGATGCTATTAATCAACGTCAGAATACTTTGCTTCAAACGATTAATGCTATTGTGAAGTTTCAGCATAATTATTTTATTACGGGTGATGATAAGTCTTTAAGACCGATGATTTTAAAAGATATTGCTGATATTACAGGTTTTGATATCTCAACAATTTCCAGAGTTGTTAAAAGTAAATATGCCGATACGCCAAACGGAATTCTTTATCTGAAAGATTTGTTTTCTGACAGTTTAACGAATGATGAGGGTGAAGAAGTATCAACAAAAGAAATTAAAAATCATCTTCAAGAAGTAATCAGCAAAGAAAATAAAAGGAAACCTTTAACGGATGATGCCTTAGTGGTGATTCTTAAAGAGCAAGGATATAATATTGCCAGAAGAACGATTGCAAAATACCGTGAACAGCTCAATATTCCGGTCGCAAGATTAAGGAAAGAGTTATAA
- a CDS encoding beta-carotene 15,15'-monooxygenase, protein MPEFDLDSFKKTWQEQPVQPKYDNNEILKMLNKKSRNYMKYIFWISVAEFLLFSVLGVFYLIQSNESDSFLSILEKMGVHKDSQLVNKLDNIYLIVKILSLVVTGFFVIKFYQNYRKIKIEEDLKLFIIRIITFKKTVNAFILTNIGLLLVLMSAFIGFTFYIINIQNIEVSNSTLIGFLVGIIIGTILCVSLIWVYYRLVYGIIISRLDKNLSQLKEIESQEN, encoded by the coding sequence ATGCCTGAATTTGATTTAGACAGCTTTAAGAAAACTTGGCAAGAACAACCTGTTCAACCAAAATACGACAATAATGAGATTCTAAAGATGCTCAATAAAAAATCACGCAATTACATGAAATATATTTTCTGGATAAGCGTGGCAGAGTTTTTACTATTTAGCGTTTTAGGGGTATTTTATCTTATACAAAGTAATGAATCGGATAGCTTTTTAAGTATTTTAGAGAAAATGGGGGTTCACAAAGATAGCCAACTTGTAAATAAACTTGATAATATTTATTTAATTGTAAAAATCTTAAGTTTAGTGGTTACCGGATTTTTTGTGATAAAATTTTATCAGAACTACCGCAAAATTAAAATTGAAGAAGACCTTAAACTTTTTATTATTAGAATAATTACTTTCAAGAAAACTGTGAATGCTTTTATCTTAACTAATATCGGATTATTATTAGTTTTAATGAGTGCATTTATAGGTTTTACTTTTTACATTATCAATATTCAAAATATTGAAGTCAGTAATTCTACTCTTATTGGTTTTTTAGTAGGAATTATTATAGGTACAATTTTATGCGTATCCTTAATTTGGGTTTATTACCGCTTAGTTTACGGAATCATTATAAGCAGGCTTGATAAAAATTTAAGCCAATTAAAAGAAATAGAATCTCAGGAAAATTAA
- a CDS encoding RNA polymerase sigma factor, whose translation MISKEKEFAQLVKDNQGLIIKVSRLYTNSLEDEEDLFQEIVLQLWRSYDSFKGNSKISTWMYRVALNTAITLFRKKSKSLPTNELDINHRDFIEDDDDKQQQISLLYTVIKTLPNVERAIVMMYLDDLPYKDIAENLGITEVNARVKMNRLKKILKEKMEKHA comes from the coding sequence TTGATTTCTAAAGAGAAAGAGTTTGCACAGCTTGTAAAAGATAATCAGGGTTTGATTATTAAAGTATCGCGTCTGTACACCAATTCGCTGGAAGATGAGGAAGACCTTTTCCAGGAGATTGTTTTGCAGCTTTGGCGAAGCTATGATTCTTTTAAAGGAAATTCAAAAATTTCTACCTGGATGTATCGTGTTGCGCTCAACACTGCAATCACTCTTTTCAGAAAAAAAAGTAAAAGTTTACCCACTAATGAGCTCGACATCAATCACAGAGATTTTATTGAAGATGATGATGATAAACAGCAGCAGATTTCACTTCTTTATACCGTAATCAAAACTTTACCCAATGTAGAAAGAGCAATTGTAATGATGTATCTCGATGACCTGCCCTATAAAGATATTGCAGAGAATTTGGGTATTACTGAGGTAAATGCAAGAGTGAAAATGAACAGATTAAAGAAAATCCTTAAAGAAAAAATGGAAAAACATGCCTGA
- a CDS encoding PPK2 family polyphosphate kinase yields the protein MENNFSDDFLVKNTFSIKKSSTAYKGKITKEEGIQMLIKEKEKLRELQEKMYADGSKSLLVFLQAMDAAGKDSLIEHVFGGVNPQGCNVTSFKTPSSREYSHDFLWRHYLALPQKGMIGIFNRSHYESVLVCKVHPEYNLSEKTWDSVKSFDKKFWNNRYESIRDFEKHLANNGTTIIKIFLNVSKDEQKKRLLDRINEQEKNWKFSASDLPERALFDQYMKCYETAINETSKDHAPWYVLPADNKWFARLAAVQIIIDTLEKMDLKFPQLSKEDRADLKDAKKHLESE from the coding sequence ATGGAAAATAATTTCTCAGACGACTTTTTGGTTAAAAATACCTTCTCAATAAAAAAATCTTCCACAGCATACAAGGGGAAAATCACAAAAGAGGAAGGAATACAAATGCTAATTAAAGAAAAAGAAAAACTTAGAGAGCTTCAGGAAAAAATGTACGCCGATGGAAGCAAGTCGCTTTTAGTCTTTCTACAGGCGATGGATGCAGCCGGAAAAGACAGCTTAATAGAGCACGTTTTCGGTGGGGTAAATCCGCAAGGTTGTAATGTGACAAGCTTTAAAACTCCGAGTTCTAGAGAATATTCACATGATTTTCTGTGGAGACATTATTTAGCCTTACCTCAAAAAGGAATGATTGGTATTTTTAACCGTTCTCATTACGAAAGTGTTTTGGTCTGTAAAGTGCACCCTGAATATAATTTAAGCGAAAAAACTTGGGATTCTGTAAAAAGTTTTGATAAAAAATTCTGGAACAACAGATATGAAAGTATTAGAGATTTTGAAAAACATTTGGCCAATAACGGCACCACTATCATTAAAATTTTCTTGAATGTTTCTAAAGACGAACAAAAGAAAAGACTTCTAGACCGTATTAACGAACAAGAAAAAAACTGGAAATTCTCAGCTTCAGACCTTCCAGAAAGGGCTTTGTTTGACCAATATATGAAATGCTACGAAACTGCCATTAATGAAACATCAAAAGATCATGCACCTTGGTATGTACTTCCTGCAGACAATAAATGGTTTGCCAGACTTGCCGCCGTGCAGATTATCATTGATACTTTAGAAAAAATGGATTTAAAATTCCCACAACTTTCAAAAGAAGATAGAGCAGATTTAAAAGATGCTAAAAAACACCTGGAAAGTGAGTAA
- a CDS encoding DUF1573 domain-containing protein, with translation MKNLLAGIALFGTFALASAQSITFDKTTYEYGQIKPNSDGTRFFTVTNTGDKPLILSNVKPACGCTTPEFSQDPIAPGKSAKIKVGYNTASPGAFNKMIEVFSNDPVNSRSVIYIKGDVNANAPEPKPLTPAEQKAAAKAEKKAAKLASKK, from the coding sequence ATGAAAAACTTATTAGCAGGAATTGCATTATTCGGAACATTTGCATTAGCATCTGCACAATCAATTACATTCGACAAAACTACTTATGAATATGGTCAAATTAAGCCAAATTCTGACGGTACAAGATTTTTTACAGTAACCAATACAGGAGATAAGCCTTTGATTCTTTCTAATGTAAAACCAGCTTGTGGATGTACTACTCCAGAATTTAGCCAAGATCCTATTGCACCTGGAAAATCAGCGAAAATTAAAGTTGGATACAATACTGCTAGCCCTGGAGCATTCAACAAAATGATTGAGGTATTTTCTAATGACCCTGTAAACAGCAGAAGTGTAATCTACATTAAAGGTGATGTAAATGCAAACGCTCCAGAACCAAAACCATTAACTCCTGCAGAACAAAAAGCAGCCGCTAAAGCTGAGAAAAAAGCAGCTAAATTGGCTTCAAAAAAATAA
- a CDS encoding valine--tRNA ligase: MQISEKYNPQQTEQKWYNYWLENKYFHSEPNEKPPYTIVIPPPNVTGILHMGHMLNNTIQDILVRRARMQGFNACWVPGTDHASIATEAKVVAKLKSEGINKSDITREEFLKHAWEWTDKYGGTILEQLKKLGCSCDWDRTRFTMEKSLSEQVIKSFVDLYNKGLIYRGYRMVNWDPEAKTNISDEEVIFKEQNGKLYFLKYKIEGTEDFLSVATTRPETIFGDTAVCINPNDERYAHLKGKNVIVPIVNRVIPIIEDEYVDIEFGTGALKITPAHDINDYEIGKKHQLPMIDSLDDDGNLNEHGLHYVGKNRFDVRKQIAKELEENNLLLKAEDYMNKVGTSERTGAVIEPKVSVQWFLKMSEIAKPALDVVMDDEVKFYPEKFKNTYKYWMENIRDWNISRQLWWGQQIPAFYYGEGENDFVVAESITDALILAKEKTGNQELTIDNLKQDQDALDTWFSSWLWPMSVFDGLNNPDNKDINYYYPTSDLVTGPDIIFFWVARMIMAGLEYRKEVPFKNVYFTGIVRDKIGRKMSKSLGNSPDPLDLIERYGADAVRVGIMMSSAAGNDLKFDSEQIDEEGNVLTEKQIKLRMEEGKDAVYTSPLCDLGRNFGTKIWNAFRLINMWNHEDKPANSTDIQTIEWFEHQLNKTIAEVNDQFSKFRISDALNLLQKLVKDDFCGWYLEAIKPNYGEGISKVVYTKTIYLFEELMKLLHPFMPFLTEELWQTISERKIEDALMISQQRKEESYNEDIIKKFETAQDLISGVRNYRQTKGISPKEAAEVYTNATEFANESVIKRLANISEIHFGTKTDKPSFTFLVGSTEVSIPLSENLDLGEEKTKTEEELKYLKGFLISVDKKLSNEKFVANAKPEVVDSERKKQKDAQDKIALLEEKLKSLN; encoded by the coding sequence ATGCAGATTTCAGAAAAGTATAATCCACAGCAAACAGAACAAAAATGGTACAATTACTGGCTGGAAAACAAATATTTCCACTCAGAGCCCAACGAAAAGCCACCGTATACGATTGTAATTCCGCCACCTAACGTCACCGGGATACTTCACATGGGGCATATGTTGAATAATACCATTCAGGATATTTTGGTCCGCCGTGCAAGAATGCAGGGCTTTAATGCTTGTTGGGTTCCGGGAACAGATCACGCTTCAATTGCTACTGAAGCGAAGGTTGTTGCTAAACTGAAGTCTGAAGGAATCAACAAATCTGATATTACCAGAGAAGAATTCTTAAAGCACGCTTGGGAATGGACTGACAAATATGGTGGAACAATCCTTGAGCAATTGAAAAAACTAGGATGTTCTTGCGATTGGGATAGAACCCGTTTTACAATGGAAAAGTCTCTTTCTGAGCAGGTCATTAAATCTTTTGTTGATTTATACAATAAAGGATTGATTTATCGTGGCTACAGAATGGTGAACTGGGATCCGGAAGCGAAAACCAATATTTCTGACGAAGAAGTAATCTTTAAAGAACAAAACGGAAAACTATATTTCCTTAAATATAAAATAGAAGGGACTGAAGACTTCCTTTCGGTAGCGACAACACGTCCTGAAACTATTTTTGGGGATACTGCAGTTTGTATCAATCCTAATGATGAGCGTTATGCTCATTTGAAAGGGAAAAATGTAATTGTACCGATTGTTAACAGAGTTATTCCGATTATTGAAGACGAATATGTTGATATCGAATTTGGAACAGGGGCGCTGAAAATTACGCCGGCTCACGACATTAATGACTACGAAATCGGAAAAAAACATCAGTTGCCAATGATTGATTCTTTGGATGATGACGGAAATCTGAACGAGCACGGATTACATTACGTAGGAAAAAACAGATTTGATGTAAGAAAGCAAATCGCTAAAGAATTAGAAGAAAACAATCTTTTGTTAAAGGCAGAAGATTATATGAATAAAGTAGGAACTTCAGAAAGAACAGGTGCAGTTATCGAGCCTAAAGTTTCTGTTCAGTGGTTCTTAAAGATGTCTGAGATTGCAAAACCAGCTTTGGATGTGGTAATGGATGACGAAGTAAAATTCTATCCTGAAAAATTTAAAAACACCTACAAATATTGGATGGAAAACATCCGTGACTGGAATATTTCGCGTCAATTATGGTGGGGGCAGCAGATTCCTGCTTTCTATTACGGAGAAGGTGAAAATGATTTCGTAGTTGCTGAAAGCATCACTGATGCTCTTATTTTGGCTAAAGAAAAAACAGGAAACCAAGAATTAACGATAGATAACCTAAAACAAGACCAAGACGCTTTAGACACATGGTTTTCATCATGGTTGTGGCCAATGTCTGTTTTTGATGGGTTGAATAATCCGGATAATAAAGATATCAATTACTATTATCCAACTTCAGATTTGGTAACAGGTCCGGATATTATTTTCTTCTGGGTTGCCAGAATGATTATGGCAGGTTTGGAATACAGAAAAGAAGTTCCATTCAAAAATGTTTATTTTACAGGAATTGTAAGGGATAAAATAGGCAGAAAAATGTCTAAATCTCTAGGAAATTCACCCGATCCATTAGACTTAATCGAGCGTTATGGAGCTGATGCAGTAAGAGTAGGGATTATGATGAGTTCTGCAGCCGGAAACGACTTGAAATTTGATTCTGAGCAAATTGATGAAGAAGGAAATGTTTTAACTGAAAAGCAGATAAAACTGAGAATGGAAGAAGGGAAAGATGCTGTTTACACGTCGCCTCTTTGCGACTTGGGAAGAAATTTCGGAACAAAAATCTGGAATGCTTTCCGATTAATCAACATGTGGAACCATGAAGATAAGCCGGCTAATTCAACAGACATTCAGACGATAGAATGGTTCGAACATCAATTGAATAAAACAATTGCGGAAGTGAATGATCAGTTCAGTAAATTTAGAATTTCAGATGCTTTAAACTTACTTCAAAAATTAGTAAAAGACGATTTCTGTGGTTGGTATTTGGAAGCTATTAAACCCAATTATGGTGAAGGTATTTCTAAAGTAGTTTATACAAAGACGATTTATTTGTTTGAGGAATTAATGAAACTGCTTCATCCATTTATGCCTTTCTTAACGGAAGAATTATGGCAGACGATTTCTGAAAGAAAAATAGAAGATGCCCTGATGATTTCTCAGCAGAGAAAAGAAGAGTCATATAACGAAGATATTATCAAGAAATTTGAGACCGCTCAGGATTTAATCTCAGGTGTTAGAAATTACCGTCAGACAAAAGGTATTTCTCCAAAAGAAGCTGCAGAAGTTTATACCAATGCTACTGAGTTTGCCAACGAATCGGTGATTAAGAGATTGGCTAATATTTCAGAAATTCATTTCGGTACTAAAACAGATAAGCCAAGCTTTACGTTCTTGGTTGGATCTACTGAAGTTTCAATTCCTCTAAGTGAAAACTTAGATTTAGGCGAAGAAAAAACAAAAACAGAAGAAGAATTAAAATATCTAAAAGGATTTTTAATTTCTGTAGATAAGAAACTTTCTAACGAAAAATTTGTTGCCAACGCAAAACCAGAAGTGGTAGACAGTGAGCGCAAGAAACAAAAAGATGCGCAAGATAAAATTGCCCTCTTAGAAGAGAAATTGAAATCTTTAAACTAA
- a CDS encoding DUF4241 domain-containing protein, with protein sequence MTHLENIQKLFSKDFVESPLLESFEVGKIYLSTGKLIACDPLITNDMQPFTTQFPKGDFQVLLHKETESNCVAYAEIIFSDAKITSWKMATTKEQNIKDLAEGEVFGYPVESGMGCFMDAQTQEQLNLHEQKLFQRKGDDFMGIYEEFFHDHFFDENGAIDQFAFLKPNEENPGNIFAFETGYGEGFYASYIGFDKENNPVKIITEFIEILVS encoded by the coding sequence ATGACACACTTAGAAAACATACAAAAACTTTTTTCAAAAGACTTCGTAGAAAGCCCATTATTGGAAAGTTTTGAAGTGGGAAAAATATATCTTTCCACAGGAAAATTGATTGCCTGCGATCCTTTGATTACAAATGATATGCAACCTTTTACGACTCAATTTCCTAAAGGAGACTTTCAGGTTTTATTGCACAAAGAAACTGAAAGCAATTGTGTAGCCTATGCCGAGATTATTTTTAGTGATGCCAAAATTACATCATGGAAAATGGCAACTACCAAAGAGCAAAATATAAAAGATTTAGCAGAGGGTGAAGTTTTCGGCTACCCTGTAGAAAGCGGAATGGGATGTTTTATGGATGCTCAAACTCAGGAGCAGCTTAACCTTCATGAGCAGAAACTTTTCCAAAGAAAAGGAGACGATTTTATGGGAATTTATGAAGAGTTTTTTCATGATCATTTTTTTGATGAAAACGGGGCTATCGATCAATTTGCATTTTTAAAACCTAATGAAGAAAATCCGGGAAATATTTTTGCTTTTGAAACAGGCTATGGCGAAGGTTTTTACGCAAGCTATATAGGATTTGACAAAGAAAATAATCCTGTAAAAATTATTACTGAATTTATTGAGATATTAGTCAGTTAA
- a CDS encoding ribokinase has protein sequence MNFSSEHPKIVVIGSCSLDLILYTDKIPFCNETVIARHSENFFGGKGANQAVGTARLGANVHFVGCVGIDPLGQQIMRNLVNENVNVGFVYETDQEATGIAYVTSCKGDFSIVVDPASNKKLTEKQIDDAEKYIHSASLILLQLEIPMEIIEYTIAKAKGLGKMIGLYASPGAKLSDHLLDQVDFIVARSNELTVIFGEDKREEIFKKYLNKLFVRDETNSTIYFDGTEMKYFRNEHESMVYKMGMGDAFTSGFAIALCHKNTIEDCVKFGNLVSSKVSLGKGAQTALPYLKDLI, from the coding sequence ATGAACTTTTCTTCAGAGCATCCAAAAATTGTCGTTATTGGCAGTTGTTCGCTAGATTTAATACTGTATACTGATAAAATACCGTTTTGTAATGAAACGGTGATTGCTCGCCATTCTGAAAACTTTTTTGGTGGAAAAGGCGCCAATCAGGCAGTGGGTACAGCAAGATTGGGAGCCAATGTTCATTTTGTGGGTTGTGTAGGGATTGATCCTTTGGGGCAGCAAATCATGCGTAATCTTGTCAATGAAAATGTGAATGTAGGTTTTGTATACGAAACAGATCAGGAGGCTACCGGTATTGCTTATGTAACGAGTTGCAAGGGAGATTTCTCTATTGTTGTAGATCCTGCTTCCAACAAAAAATTAACCGAAAAACAGATTGATGATGCAGAGAAATACATTCACTCAGCATCTCTTATTCTTTTGCAGTTGGAAATCCCAATGGAGATTATCGAATATACGATAGCAAAAGCAAAAGGTCTTGGTAAAATGATAGGTCTGTATGCATCTCCAGGTGCAAAATTAAGTGATCATCTATTAGATCAGGTTGATTTTATCGTTGCCCGAAGCAATGAGCTTACTGTTATTTTTGGAGAAGATAAAAGAGAAGAAATTTTCAAAAAATATCTGAATAAACTTTTTGTGAGAGACGAAACCAATTCTACCATTTATTTTGACGGCACTGAAATGAAATATTTCCGTAACGAACATGAAAGTATGGTGTACAAGATGGGAATGGGAGACGCTTTTACATCTGGTTTTGCCATAGCATTGTGCCATAAAAATACCATTGAAGACTGTGTGAAATTTGGTAATCTTGTTTCATCAAAAGTTTCTCTAGGAAAAGGCGCTCAGACAGCACTTCCTTATCTTAAAGATTTGATATAG
- a CDS encoding alpha/beta hydrolase family protein produces MEKLILTTKDQFQLTTHLFKPEKSNGKVLIINSATGVKQQVYFSFAQFFSENGFTVITYDYRGIGLSKPDRMRKFNASMRVWGNEDFKTVTEFILKNYPDYRKFCLGHSVGALIVGMNENSKIFEKFIFVATQNAFIGNLKGKTKWEAFFGFGLAQPFFTELLGYFPAHWFGLGESLPKNCAYDWRTLILNRKSTGKLLLKTNDYSKVLTQKVMVLYAEDDAWLTDKGVKSLLNDVYSNLKPDYRFLKTSESEKGEIGHVNFFRSYNNKLWNIILNEIKN; encoded by the coding sequence ATGGAAAAACTAATACTCACGACTAAAGATCAATTTCAACTGACCACCCATCTTTTTAAACCTGAAAAATCTAACGGTAAGGTTTTGATTATCAATTCTGCAACAGGTGTAAAGCAGCAGGTTTACTTTTCTTTTGCCCAATTTTTTTCTGAAAACGGATTTACCGTCATTACCTATGACTATCGTGGAATAGGACTGTCGAAGCCTGATAGAATGAGAAAATTTAATGCTTCGATGCGAGTTTGGGGAAATGAAGATTTTAAAACGGTCACAGAGTTTATCCTCAAAAACTATCCCGATTATCGTAAGTTTTGTCTGGGACATTCTGTTGGTGCTCTAATAGTCGGGATGAATGAAAATTCTAAAATATTTGAAAAATTTATTTTTGTGGCTACCCAAAATGCTTTTATCGGAAATCTGAAAGGGAAGACCAAATGGGAAGCTTTTTTCGGTTTCGGATTGGCACAGCCTTTTTTCACAGAGCTATTGGGTTATTTCCCAGCGCATTGGTTCGGATTGGGAGAAAGTCTTCCAAAAAATTGCGCTTATGACTGGAGAACCTTAATTTTGAACAGAAAATCAACCGGAAAATTATTGCTTAAAACCAATGATTATTCAAAAGTATTAACCCAAAAAGTAATGGTTTTATACGCTGAAGATGATGCTTGGTTAACCGATAAAGGGGTGAAAAGTCTTCTCAACGATGTCTATTCTAATCTGAAACCTGATTATAGATTTCTAAAGACTTCAGAATCGGAAAAAGGTGAAATCGGGCATGTCAACTTTTTCAGAAGTTATAATAATAAACTTTGGAATATTATTTTAAACGAAATTAAAAATTAA
- a CDS encoding HD domain-containing protein — protein MNNTIENTVQFVKEKLEGAEAGHDWFHIERVWKLSKKIAQTEDCNLNVVELSALLHDIADPKFHNGDETLALKISREFLETQNVEEEIIQQVLFIIQNISFKNRGEVPQNLPIELKVVQDADRIDAIGAIGVARTFNFGGFKNNMMYHPDIQPKLNMSKEEYKKSNGTTVNHFYEKLLLLKDLMNTNEGKKIAEERHQFMLTFLDQFMKEWNVD, from the coding sequence ATGAACAACACTATAGAAAATACGGTACAATTTGTAAAAGAAAAACTAGAAGGTGCAGAAGCCGGACACGATTGGTTCCACATTGAAAGAGTTTGGAAATTATCTAAAAAAATCGCACAAACCGAAGACTGTAATCTTAATGTTGTAGAACTTTCCGCTTTATTGCACGATATTGCTGACCCGAAATTTCATAATGGAGATGAAACTTTAGCTTTAAAAATTTCAAGAGAATTTTTAGAAACTCAAAATGTTGAGGAAGAAATTATTCAGCAGGTTTTATTTATTATTCAGAATATTTCATTTAAAAATAGAGGTGAAGTCCCTCAAAATCTACCAATCGAGCTTAAAGTTGTACAAGATGCCGACAGAATCGATGCAATTGGCGCCATTGGAGTGGCAAGAACGTTTAATTTCGGTGGTTTTAAAAATAATATGATGTATCACCCCGATATTCAGCCAAAACTTAATATGTCGAAAGAAGAATATAAAAAATCAAATGGAACAACGGTGAATCATTTCTACGAAAAACTTTTACTGTTGAAAGATTTGATGAATACAAATGAAGGCAAAAAAATAGCCGAAGAAAGACACCAGTTTATGCTGACTTTCCTCGACCAGTTTATGAAAGAATGGAATGTAGATTAA